GATAAGATGAAAACTTGGCCCGATTTTCGATTGGCTCAAAAGTGAAAAGTGAATATTTGACCCCTTCTATAAAATCAGGCGGCTATCTCATGGGCTGTTTTCCACAATCGGGAATCATGATAGGCGTGCCAGAGATCGTAATTCTGCTGGAGGTTAAGCCATAATTCCGGAGTGGTCCTAAACGCCTTCGAAAGCCGCAAGGCCATGTCGGGGGTAACAGCCCCTCGCTCATTCACAATCTTGGAGAGCGTCTTGCGGGAGATTCTCAAGGCCTCCGCAACTTGCGCGACACTTAAGGATAAAGGTTCCAGGTAGTGCCTTTTTAAAATCCCTCCCGGGTGTGTCGGGGATCTCTTTTTAATCCGTCCCATAGCCATATCCTCCTAATGATAATCGACATAATCCACAGCTTCGGCGTTCCCTTCTTGAAACGAGAAAGTGACGCGCCAATTTCCGGAAACCTCCACGGC
This genomic stretch from Deltaproteobacteria bacterium harbors:
- a CDS encoding HigA family addiction module antidote protein is translated as MGRIKKRSPTHPGGILKRHYLEPLSLSVAQVAEALRISRKTLSKIVNERGAVTPDMALRLSKAFRTTPELWLNLQQNYDLWHAYHDSRLWKTAHEIAA